A single genomic interval of Saccharothrix saharensis harbors:
- a CDS encoding response regulator transcription factor — translation MRIALAFGAVKRGDRMFRDVPAHRTGKDGAATVGVVLGISDPVPLAGLVSVLKSASGVRVVGTADTVPAVERLIRVERPEVAVLDISMGEPLDLLRRVVELRGQHAGTVFTLFTSDAPSSELLSAANAAGVRSFLSNRDVASDVIGVVRSPLRLAVGGRVPEPSLTPRESDVLPLVADGWTDREIGERLRLAERSVKFHISNMLAKFNARNRAHLVYLSYRTRSFDLSR, via the coding sequence ATGCGGATCGCGCTCGCGTTCGGGGCTGTGAAACGGGGGGATCGGATGTTTCGGGATGTTCCGGCGCACAGGACCGGCAAAGATGGCGCCGCAACGGTCGGCGTGGTGTTGGGGATAAGCGATCCCGTCCCGCTGGCGGGACTCGTTTCGGTGTTGAAGTCCGCTTCCGGTGTGCGAGTGGTCGGCACGGCCGACACCGTGCCGGCGGTCGAGCGGTTGATCCGGGTCGAAAGACCCGAGGTGGCGGTGTTGGACATCTCCATGGGTGAGCCGCTCGACCTCCTCCGGCGCGTGGTCGAATTGCGCGGGCAGCACGCCGGCACGGTGTTCACCCTGTTCACGTCGGATGCGCCTTCATCGGAACTGTTGTCGGCGGCGAACGCGGCAGGTGTCCGCTCGTTCCTGTCGAACCGGGACGTGGCCTCGGATGTGATCGGCGTGGTGCGCTCCCCGTTGCGGCTGGCGGTCGGCGGACGCGTCCCCGAACCGAGCCTCACGCCGCGGGAGAGCGACGTCCTGCCACTGGTGGCCGACGGGTGGACCGATCGCGAGATCGGTGAGCGGCTGCGGTTGGCGGAGCGCTCGGTCAAGTTCCACATCTCCAACATGCTGGCCAAGTTCAACGCCCGCAACCGGGCGCACCTGGTGTACCTGTCCTATCGGACAAGGTCCTTCGACCTGTCCCGGTGA